A section of the Triticum dicoccoides isolate Atlit2015 ecotype Zavitan chromosome 7A, WEW_v2.0, whole genome shotgun sequence genome encodes:
- the LOC119328153 gene encoding disease resistance protein RGA5-like translates to MEAAARALTPVLRKLGELLAKEYNLENRVKKGVQSLLIELEMMHAALREVGKVPPDQLQEPVRIWAGKVRDLSCDMEDAVDDFLVRVGEGSGSKPTDMRSRVNKFLKKITTLFGKGKALHQICDAIKEAQDLAKELAELRKKYELDMRSTSNGATIDPRVLALQKDVGELVGLDCTRDELIKTLISEDGSSKEQLKTISIVGVGGLGKTTLTKAVFEKIKSQFDCAAFVPVGQNPDIKKVFKDLLYGLNKGKFNDIHNTARDEKLLMEEISEFLVDKKYLIVIDDIWEEEIWRYINCALYKNKLHSRVITTTRNVSVSEACLSSSDDMIHKMKPLSDEDSLILFHRRIFQSEEKCPEDLQEVSREILKKCGGVPLAIITISSLLVSNQRIKQKEEWMHVHSSMGRGVTEGGIVKDMKRILSLSYFDLPSHLKTCLLYLSIFPEDFEIKRDWLIWKWLAEGFIQCDKEETRLFEIGESYFNELMNRSLIQPAQINLDGTVVTCRIHDMVLDLICSLSSEENFISILDNDNWHAPNMQRKSRRLSLHNIKAKVQNHQFDSTSLSKVRTFAVFSPVTCDWLPSLSSFQFLRVLDLGNCGSHKSSFGISLKYVGNLIHLRYLGLNDADVCELPTDIGKLQLLQTLDIRDTSIKELPSSVVQLRNLICLCVDSRVRLPKGMGSLMSLEVLEEVGLSSSPHIAEELSHLTEVRTLDVDCYNMDEDLIDILIKSLGNLHKLQNLRIHSGGRLIDRMRESWVPPPNLRCFDSGYFSSWFSRLPKWVNSSSLPHLSTLEIEVEELQGEDIQIIGMLPALRFLRLAAKRVMGRLVVRADAFPSAAVCVFHGFPMSPSLFPPGAMRRVQHLKFEASAPSIASGEVDCSMEHLPSLEHVQVCLERENSSDEEMETAKAWLRRAAQAHPKRPTIHILDC, encoded by the exons ATGGAGGCTGCTGCTCGGGCATTGACCCCTGTCCTCCGTAAGCTCGGTGAGCTGCTCGCCAAAGAATACAACCTGGAGAACCGAGTAAAGAAAGGTGTACAGTCACTCCTTATAGAGCTGGAGATGATGCACGCCGCActtcgtgaggttggcaaggtgccgCCGGATCAGCTCCAGGAGCCGGTTCGGATTTGGGCTGGCAAGGTGAGAGACCTGTCTTGTGACATGGAAGACGCTGTTGACGACTTCCTGGTGCGTGTGGGTGAGGGTTCAGGCAGTAAGCCAACGGACATGAGGAGTCGAGTCAATAAGTTCCTCAAGAAGATCACCACATTATTTGGTAAGGGCAAAGCACTTCATCAAATCTGTGATGCCATCAAAGAAGCTCAGGATCTTGCCAAGGAGTTGGCAGAGCTGCGTAAAAAGTATGAGCTTGACATGCGTAGCACTAGCAATGGTGCTACCATTGACCCTCGTGTGTTAGCTCTGCAAAAGGATGTAGGGGAGCTTGTTGGGCTTGACTGCACAAGGGATGAACTTATTAAAACACTTATTTCCGAGGATGGGAGTTCCAAGGAGCAATTGAAGACAATCTCTATTGTTGGTGTTGGTGGACTGGGCAAGACAACCCTCACCAAAGCAGTTTTTGAGAAGATCAAATCCCAATTTGATTGTGCAGCTTTTGTCCCCGTTGGTCAGAACCCAGATATCAAGAAAGTTTTCAAGGACTTACTATATGGCCTTAACAAGGGAAAGTTCAATGACATTCATAATACAGCAAGGGATGAGAAACTACTCATGGAGGAAATCAGTGAATTTCTTGTGGATAAGAA GTACCTCATCGTAATTGATGATATATGGGAAGAAGAAATATGGAGATATATAAATTGTGCTTTGTATAAAAACAAACTCCATAGTAGGGTAATCACAACAACCCGCAATGTGAGCGTGTCTGAAGCATGTCTCTCTTCTAGTGATGACATGATTCACAAAATGAAACCTCTTTCTGATGAAGACTCGCTGATACTCTTCCATAGAAGAATATTTCAAAGCGAAGAGAAATGTCCAGAAGATTTGCAAGAAGTATCAAGAGAGATATTGAAGAAATGTGGTGGTGTGCCATTAGCCATCATTACAATATCTAGCCTTCTAGTCAGTAACCAAAGGATAAAGCAGAAAGAAGAATGGATGCATGTGCACAGTTCGATGGGCCGTGGAGTTACAGAAGGTGGTATTGTGAAGGACATGAAGAGGATATTATCACTCAGCTATTTTGATTTGCCTTCGCATCTAAAGACTTGTTTGTTATACCTAAGCATCTTTCCTGAAGACTTTGAGATTAAGAGAGATTGGCTGATATGGAAGTGGCTTGCTGAAGGGTTTATCCAATGTGACAAAGAAGAAACCAGGCTGTTTGAGATCGGAGAGAGCTACTTCAACGAGCTTATGAACAGGAGCTTGATCCAGCCAGCACAAATCAATTTGGACGGAACCGTAGTAACCTGTCGAATCCATGATATGGTGCTTGATCTTATATGCTCACTGTCAAGTGAAGAGAATTTTATCTCCATATTGGATAATGATAACTGGCATGCACCTAATATGCAAAGGAAATCTCGCAGGCTATCACTTCATAATATCAAGGCAAAGGTTCAGAACCATCAGTTTGATAGCACTAGCCTGTCAAAAGTGAGGACCTTTGCTGTTTTTTCTCCTGTTACTTGTGATTGGTTGCCATCTCTCTCAAGCTTTCAATTTTTACGTGTGCTGGATCTTGGAAATTGTGGCAGCCATAAAAGTAGCTTTGGTATCAGCCTCAAGTATGTAGGGAATTTAATTCACCTAAGGTACCTAGGGCTCAATGATGCAGATGTTTGCGAACTCCCAACGGACATAGGCAAATTGCAGCTTTTGCAGACATTGGATATAAGAGACACTAGTATAAAAGAATTACCTTCAAGTGTTGTACAGCTCAGAAATTTGATATGCCTATGTGTCGATTCTAGGGTGAGGCTGCCAAAAGGAATGGGGAGCTTGATGTCCCTTGAAGTGCTGGAAGAAGTAGGCTTATCCTCGTCTCCTCACATTGCGGAAGAGCTGAGCCATCTGACAGAGGTTAGGACACTCGATGTTGACTGTTATAACATGGACGAGGATCTGATTGATATATTAATCAAGTCTCTAGGCAACCTGCACAAATTGCAAAATCTGCGTATTCATAGTGGTGGCAGATTGATAGATCGCATGCGTGAAAGCTGGGTGCCCCCTCCAAACCTCCGTTGTTTTGATTCAGGGTATTTTTCTTCGTGGTTCTCGCGACTTCCAAAGTGGGTTAATTCGAGTTCGCTTCCCCACCTCTCCACCCTGGAAATAGAAGTGGAAGAATTGCAAGGGGAAGACATTCAGATCATTGGGATGCTGCCTGCTCTTCGGTTTCTGCGACTTGCTGCAAAACGCGTGATGGGAAGGTTAGTTGTGAGGGCCGATGCATTCCCATCTGCGGCTGTTTGCGTGTTCCACGGGTTTCCGATGTCACCGAGCCTTTTCCCACCTGGAGCTATGCGAAGGGTTCAGCACCTTAAGTTCGAGGCCTCTGCACCGTCGATCGCGAGTGGTGAGGTTGACTGCAGCATGGAGCACCTCCCTTCTCTCGAGCATGTCCAGGTTTGTCTGGAGCGTGAGAATTCCAGCGATGAAGAGATGGAGACAGCCAAGGCTTGGCTGAGGCGCGCAGCACAAGCCCATCCAAAACGTCCCACCATTCACATCCTTGACTGTTGA
- the LOC119327946 gene encoding mitogen-activated protein kinase 1 — protein MDNIQATLTHGGRFIQYNIFGNVFEVTAKYKPPILPIGKGAYGIVCSALNSETGEQVAIKKIANAFDNKIDAKRTLREIKLLRHMDHENIVAIRDIIPPAQRTAFNDVYIAYELMDTDLHQIIRSNQALSEEHCQYFLYQILRGLKYIHSANVLHRDLKPSNLLLNANCDLKICDFGLARTTSETDFMTEYVVTRWYRAPELLLNSSEYTAAIDVWSVGCIFMELMDRKPLFPGRDHVHQLRLLMELIGTPNEADLDFVNENARRYIRQLPRHARQSLSEKFPHVHPSAIDLVEKMLTFDPRQRITVEGALAHPYLASLHDISDEPVCTMPFSFDFEQHALSEEQMKDLIHQEGIAFNPDYQ, from the exons ATGGACAACATCCAGGCCACGCTCACCCACGGCGGGAGGTTCATCCAGTACAACATCTTCGGCAACGTCTTCGAGGTCACCGCCAAGTACAAGCCCCCCATCCTCCCCATCGGCAAGGGCGCCTACGGCATCGTCTG CTCCGCGCTCAACTCCGAGACGGGGGAGCAGGtggccatcaagaagatcgccaacGCCTTCGACAACAAGATCGACGCCAAGCGCACGCTGCGGGAGATCAAGCTGCTCCGCCACATGGACCACGAGAAT ATTGTTGCAATAAGGGATATTATACCTCCTGCACAAAGGACTGCATTTAATGATGTCTATATTGCATATGAATTGATGGACACCGATCTGCATCAAATTATTCGCTCAAATCAAGCTTTATCGGAGGAGCACTGCCAG TATTTCCTTTATCAGATCCTTCGTGGCTTGAAGTATATACATTCAGCAAATGTTCTCCACCGAGACTTGAAGCCTAGCAATCTTCTTTTGAATGCAAACTGTGACCTAAAAATTTGCGATTTTGGGCTTGCTCGTACCACCTCAGAAACTGATTTTATGACCGAGTATGTTGTGACAAGATGGTACAGGGCACCAGAGCTTTTGTTGAACTCCTCCGAATACACTGCAGCAATTGATGTGTGGTCTGTGGGCTGTATATTTATGGAACTGATGGACCGGAAACCTTTGTTTCCAGGAAGAGACCATGTCCATCAGCTACGTCTACTAATGGAG CTCATTGGAACACCAAATGAGGCTGATTTGGATTTTGTAAATGAAAATGCAAGAAGATATATCCGCCAACTTCCCCGTCATGCAAGGCAATCATTATCTGAGAAGTTTCCACATGTTCACCCTTCAGCAATTGACTTGGTTGAAAAGATGCTGACTTTCGATCCTAGACAGAGAATAACAG TTGAAGGCGCACTTGCGCATCCTTACTTGGCATCGCTGCATGACATAAGTGATGAGCCAGTCTGCACGATGCCCTTCAGCTTTGACTTCGAGCAGCATGCATTGTCAGAAGAACAAATGAAGGATCTAATCCACCAAGAGGGCATCGCGTTCAACCCTGATTACCAGTAG